From a single Planctellipticum variicoloris genomic region:
- a CDS encoding DUF3226 domain-containing protein, whose product MAQRLSRVKIHVEGKNDQYSLINLLIRHGIDYDHKPWPATYPEFDAAISDSGDSSRHADGVEALLTSIREEVKIQAGGVVGFVLDADESPADRWIAIRERLAASSVTTLDDPAVPVEQLQVMPGEGFIGISQEYKTRIGVWLMPNNKDAGALETFLATLVPKSDEGFPAPLYEFAQACTKAAKSHHGAGYRDIDRLKADLACWLAWQENPGRPYGTAIRARYLQHDSPVAQQFVAWFKTLFQIA is encoded by the coding sequence ATGGCGCAGCGACTCTCCCGTGTCAAGATTCATGTCGAAGGCAAGAACGATCAGTACTCACTGATCAACTTGTTGATCAGGCATGGCATTGACTACGACCACAAACCGTGGCCGGCAACGTACCCGGAATTCGATGCTGCGATCAGTGACAGCGGTGATTCCTCGCGTCATGCAGACGGCGTCGAGGCCCTGCTGACGAGCATTCGTGAGGAAGTGAAAATTCAGGCGGGCGGGGTCGTTGGCTTTGTTCTCGATGCCGATGAGTCGCCGGCAGACCGCTGGATTGCCATTCGCGAGAGGCTGGCGGCTTCGTCCGTCACAACACTTGATGATCCAGCAGTTCCCGTCGAACAGCTTCAAGTCATGCCCGGAGAGGGGTTCATCGGCATTTCACAGGAGTACAAGACGCGCATCGGCGTATGGCTGATGCCGAATAACAAAGATGCCGGAGCCCTGGAAACGTTCCTTGCGACGCTGGTCCCCAAGTCAGACGAAGGCTTCCCGGCGCCGCTGTACGAATTCGCTCAGGCCTGCACCAAGGCCGCGAAGTCTCATCATGGCGCCGGTTATCGCGACATCGACCGATTGAAGGCGGATCTGGCCTGCTGGCTGGCGTGGCAGGAGAATCCCGGGCGGCCGTACGGCACCGCCATCCGCGCCCGGTATCTCCAGCACGACAGCCCGGTCGCGCAGCAGTTCGTCGCCTGGTTCAAGACGCTTTTCCAGATCGCCTGA
- a CDS encoding D-sedoheptulose-7-phosphate isomerase has protein sequence MSTLDTWLQDYVTKQREVYAALPLDQVAAIIDLLRDAHAKGSQVFVFGNGGSAANASHFVTDVGKGSSDALGKRFRILSLNDNTAWMTALGNDYAYEDVYLRQLQNYAQPGDVALCMSVSGNSPNLVKAMKWAGENGVHTVGLVGAKRGSLAEICEHVLVVPDTHYGRVEDAQMTICHMLAYAFMEQTAGVVA, from the coding sequence ATGTCTACGCTCGATACCTGGCTGCAGGACTATGTCACGAAGCAGCGCGAAGTCTACGCCGCCCTGCCCCTCGATCAGGTCGCCGCGATCATCGATCTGCTCCGCGACGCCCACGCCAAGGGCTCGCAGGTCTTTGTGTTCGGCAACGGCGGCAGTGCAGCGAATGCGTCGCACTTTGTGACCGACGTCGGCAAGGGTTCCTCCGACGCCCTCGGCAAGCGGTTCCGCATCCTGTCGCTCAACGACAACACCGCCTGGATGACGGCGCTCGGGAACGACTACGCCTACGAAGACGTCTACCTCCGGCAGCTTCAGAACTACGCCCAGCCCGGCGACGTCGCCCTCTGCATGAGCGTCAGCGGCAATTCGCCCAACCTGGTCAAGGCCATGAAGTGGGCCGGTGAGAACGGCGTCCACACCGTGGGACTGGTCGGGGCGAAACGGGGTAGTCTCGCTGAGATCTGCGAGCACGTCCTCGTCGTGCCGGACACTCACTACGGCCGCGTCGAAGACGCCCAGATGACGATCTGCCACATGCTGGCCTATGCCTTCATGGAGCAGACTGCCGGGGTGGTGGCATGA
- a CDS encoding HAD family hydrolase: MNLSNNPRWPSAELPAPLTPRPEISHVLFDFDGTLSLIRQGWPEVMVGMFVEMLPRLPSDTDESLEKLVLDDIMSLNGKQTIYQMMQLAERVKERGGEPREPLWYKHEYLRRLELKIANRTSGIADGSIPRDEYLVHAARPFLDHLKACGLTLYLASGTDEYAVRREAELLGVLDDFGPHVYGAQDDFAKFSKKMIIDKILQENQIPGGHLLSFGDGYVEIQNTHEVGGFAVAMATDEAANGSGRIDPWKRERLLGVGANVVLPDYRDAIALVDYLLGRTV, translated from the coding sequence ATGAACCTGTCAAACAATCCACGCTGGCCCAGCGCCGAACTCCCCGCTCCGCTGACGCCCCGTCCGGAAATCAGCCACGTCCTGTTCGACTTCGACGGCACCTTGTCGCTGATTCGGCAGGGCTGGCCCGAAGTGATGGTCGGGATGTTCGTCGAGATGCTGCCGCGACTGCCGTCGGACACCGACGAGTCGCTCGAAAAACTGGTCCTCGACGACATCATGAGTCTCAACGGCAAGCAGACGATCTATCAGATGATGCAGCTCGCCGAGCGCGTCAAGGAACGGGGGGGCGAGCCCCGCGAACCGCTGTGGTACAAGCACGAGTACCTCCGCCGGCTGGAACTGAAAATCGCGAACCGGACTTCGGGCATCGCCGACGGGTCGATTCCGCGCGACGAGTATCTGGTCCATGCCGCCCGGCCGTTCCTCGATCACCTGAAGGCCTGCGGCCTGACGCTGTATCTGGCCAGCGGCACCGACGAATACGCCGTCCGGCGGGAAGCCGAGCTGCTGGGGGTCCTCGACGATTTCGGCCCGCACGTCTACGGTGCTCAAGACGACTTCGCCAAGTTCTCCAAGAAGATGATCATCGACAAGATCCTGCAGGAGAACCAGATCCCCGGCGGCCATCTGCTGTCGTTCGGCGACGGGTACGTCGAGATCCAGAACACGCACGAGGTCGGCGGCTTCGCGGTCGCGATGGCGACCGACGAGGCCGCGAACGGATCCGGCAGGATCGACCCCTGGAAGCGAGAACGACTCCTGGGGGTCGGGGCAAACGTCGTGCTCCCCGATTACCGCGATGCAATCGCACTGGTCGATTATCTGCTGGGACGGACGGTATGA
- a CDS encoding bifunctional heptose 7-phosphate kinase/heptose 1-phosphate adenyltransferase: MNRERFQQITGRYRDLKIAIVGDFCLDRYLEIDPARSEISIETGLPVHNVVRVRSQPGAAGTILNNLVALGIGEIFAVGFCGEDGEGFELKRALAAQPGVNLEHFVTTPLRRTFVYCKPLVLEAGQPPRELNRLDSKNWTETPEELQRDLASRVAALAGRVDAMILMDQVDIAETGVVSGPVANAARAAVVGRPDLLVLADSRRGVQHFPPLGFKMNAAELAKLSGSATESLQAVQAQAAELATKNGQPVFVTLAEQGIVGAAPGRPAEHIPSYPVRGPIDIVGAGDATMANLTAALAGGADIPEAMQLAMTGASLVIHQLGTTGTASVAQLAELLEEGVMRSE, from the coding sequence ATGAATCGCGAACGATTCCAGCAGATCACCGGCCGGTATCGGGACCTCAAGATCGCCATCGTCGGCGACTTCTGCCTTGACCGGTATCTGGAGATCGACCCCGCCCGGTCCGAAATCTCGATCGAAACCGGACTGCCGGTCCATAACGTCGTGCGCGTCCGCAGCCAGCCGGGAGCGGCAGGGACGATCCTCAATAATCTCGTGGCGCTGGGGATCGGTGAGATCTTTGCGGTCGGCTTCTGCGGCGAGGACGGTGAAGGTTTCGAGTTGAAGCGGGCTCTCGCGGCCCAGCCTGGCGTCAATCTTGAGCACTTTGTGACGACGCCTTTGCGTCGGACGTTCGTGTACTGCAAACCGCTGGTCCTGGAGGCGGGACAGCCGCCGCGGGAACTGAACCGGCTCGACTCCAAGAACTGGACGGAGACTCCGGAGGAACTGCAACGGGACCTGGCGTCGCGGGTGGCGGCGCTGGCGGGCCGGGTCGACGCGATGATCCTGATGGACCAGGTCGACATTGCGGAAACGGGCGTCGTGAGCGGCCCCGTGGCGAATGCCGCCCGCGCCGCGGTCGTCGGCCGGCCCGATCTGCTGGTCCTCGCTGACAGCCGCCGCGGCGTGCAGCATTTTCCCCCGCTGGGATTCAAGATGAACGCCGCCGAACTGGCCAAGCTGAGCGGATCGGCCACGGAATCGCTGCAGGCCGTGCAGGCCCAGGCGGCGGAGCTGGCGACAAAAAACGGCCAGCCGGTCTTCGTGACGCTCGCCGAGCAGGGAATCGTCGGAGCAGCGCCGGGCCGACCGGCCGAGCACATTCCGTCCTATCCGGTCCGCGGTCCGATCGACATCGTGGGGGCCGGCGACGCCACGATGGCCAACCTGACCGCAGCCCTCGCAGGCGGAGCCGACATCCCCGAAGCCATGCAGCTCGCCATGACCGGCGCATCGCTGGTGATCCACCAGCTCGGCACGACAGGCACGGCGTCAGTTGCGCAACTGGCGGAACTGTTGGAGGAGGGGGTAATGAGAAGCGAGTAG
- a CDS encoding FG-GAP repeat domain-containing protein — protein MHCFVLGLTLIAACTTLAVADDTPVKWERIALEDIFRSEGVTVADINKDGRLDVVNGEAWYENPGDEKLYKAGAWTMHEYRADGVKRYIGDGGYSRSFALWAYDVSGDGWQDLIVIGFPGIPCHWFENPQNKPGPWNQYEIWHSAANESPQFADMTGDGKPELVMSSETEQMIGYLEIPAADKAREKWTYTKVNDEPLGPQLGHRYYHGLGVGDVNGDGRQDIVIPHGWWEQPAKPGQGPWTLHKHVLKGDGVGDPETGSDIHVDDLDGDGDMDLLMSAAHHIGVWWFENLGGSPDPKFKQHVIDGTFSQTHALHYQDVNGDGVKDLITGKRFYAHGSKGDPEPGAPVIMVWYEILKTKGQPQKFVRHQIDAGNDTGVGTQYYFGDFDGDKLPDIVLSNKKGTNVLLQKR, from the coding sequence ATGCATTGCTTCGTTCTGGGTTTGACGCTGATCGCGGCCTGCACGACGCTGGCCGTCGCGGACGATACGCCGGTCAAGTGGGAGCGGATCGCTCTCGAAGACATCTTCCGCTCCGAAGGCGTCACTGTCGCCGACATCAATAAGGACGGCCGGCTCGACGTGGTCAACGGCGAAGCCTGGTACGAGAACCCGGGGGACGAGAAGCTCTACAAGGCCGGCGCGTGGACGATGCATGAGTATCGGGCCGACGGCGTCAAGCGGTACATCGGCGACGGCGGGTACAGCCGGAGCTTTGCGCTGTGGGCGTACGATGTCAGCGGAGACGGCTGGCAGGATCTCATCGTCATCGGCTTTCCCGGCATTCCCTGCCACTGGTTCGAGAATCCGCAGAACAAGCCCGGTCCGTGGAACCAGTATGAAATCTGGCACAGCGCGGCCAACGAGTCCCCGCAGTTCGCCGACATGACCGGCGATGGCAAGCCGGAACTGGTGATGTCGTCCGAGACCGAGCAGATGATCGGTTATCTGGAGATTCCCGCGGCGGACAAAGCCCGCGAGAAGTGGACGTACACGAAGGTCAACGACGAACCGCTCGGACCGCAGCTCGGCCACCGCTATTACCACGGCCTGGGGGTCGGAGACGTCAACGGCGACGGCCGGCAGGACATCGTCATTCCCCACGGCTGGTGGGAACAGCCGGCCAAGCCGGGTCAGGGGCCGTGGACGCTGCACAAGCACGTTCTGAAAGGGGATGGCGTCGGCGATCCGGAGACGGGTTCTGACATCCACGTCGATGACCTCGATGGCGACGGCGACATGGATCTGCTGATGAGCGCCGCCCACCACATCGGCGTCTGGTGGTTCGAAAACCTCGGCGGATCGCCCGATCCGAAGTTCAAGCAGCATGTGATCGACGGGACCTTCTCGCAGACGCATGCCCTGCACTACCAGGACGTCAATGGCGACGGCGTCAAGGATCTGATCACGGGCAAGCGGTTCTACGCCCACGGCTCCAAGGGAGATCCCGAGCCGGGCGCCCCGGTCATCATGGTCTGGTACGAAATCCTCAAGACGAAAGGCCAGCCGCAGAAGTTCGTCCGGCACCAGATCGACGCCGGCAACGACACCGGCGTGGGAACGCAGTATTACTTCGGCGACTTCGACGGCGACAAGCTGCCGGACATCGTGCTGTCAAACAAGAAGGGCACGAACGTCTTGCTGCAGAAGAGGTAG
- a CDS encoding cob(I)yrinic acid a,c-diamide adenosyltransferase, translating to MVYLNRIYTKSGDAGETSLGDGRRVPKTHPRIGAYGGVDELNSVLGVAIAAGLPDAMQAMLMHIQNDLFDLGADLCVPESDTPPEYPPLRVTEPQVTQLERWIDAATDQLEPLTSFILPGGSPAAAHLHLARTVCRRVEIGVLDLVARERVNPQAVIYLNRLSDLLFVLARLANDGGKADVLWTPGKHREVASD from the coding sequence ATGGTGTACTTGAATCGCATTTATACGAAGAGCGGCGACGCCGGAGAAACGTCGCTGGGAGATGGCCGGCGAGTCCCCAAGACGCATCCGCGGATCGGGGCCTACGGCGGCGTCGATGAGCTGAACTCGGTCCTGGGCGTCGCCATCGCCGCCGGTCTGCCCGATGCGATGCAGGCCATGCTGATGCACATCCAGAACGATCTGTTCGACCTGGGGGCGGACCTCTGCGTCCCCGAGAGCGACACGCCCCCCGAATACCCGCCCCTCCGCGTGACCGAGCCGCAGGTGACCCAGCTCGAACGCTGGATCGACGCCGCGACCGACCAGCTCGAACCGCTCACCAGCTTCATCCTGCCCGGCGGCAGCCCCGCCGCCGCCCACCTGCATCTGGCCCGCACAGTCTGCCGGCGGGTCGAGATCGGCGTCCTGGATCTCGTCGCCCGCGAACGGGTCAATCCGCAGGCGGTCATCTACCTCAACCGCCTCTCCGACCTGCTCTTCGTCCTCGCCCGCCTCGCCAACGACGGCGGCAAAGCCGATGTGCTGTGGACGCCGGGAAAACATAGGGAAGTGGCTAGTGATTAG